One genomic segment of Streptomyces sp. TLI_146 includes these proteins:
- a CDS encoding SCO6880 family protein, whose protein sequence is MTTQSHSVSPRRTYLIGRARPSAIVGKNRETGEIALIIGGAFLGMMAGLLVPVLSLRIVLLMGFPMLALAAVYLPYKHRTFYKWFEINRSYKRSLRRGTTYRSAAMEAGVRGDGREVEVGPPPGIGRISWLAAPFGPDEIAVLLHADRRTVTAAIEIEGPGVGLRDSEDQEALVDRFGTLLKHVANGDGFVTRLQMLARTLPADPDAHAKDVAQRGDHGSPGWLQESYEQLQSMVSTSSEQHRAYLVACMQYSRELAAEAHAMARAARPQPGRKLDRDAGLAVVMARELTDICARLAEADIRVRQPLGQGRLASLVHSMYDPDHPIDHIQAMTKRNAWPAELDAVEPTYLQAKTRESSTRAPWCHATAWVKEWPMTPVGVNFLAPLLVHTPDVIRTVAVCMDLEPTEVAIERMLTEKTNDEAEASRAAKMNRTVDPRDIAAHGRLDQRGEDLASGAAGVNLVGYITVSARSPEALARDKRTIRASAGKSYLKLEWCDREHHRAFVNTLPFATGIRR, encoded by the coding sequence TTGACGACCCAGTCCCACTCGGTCTCGCCCCGCCGCACGTATCTGATCGGCCGCGCCCGGCCGTCGGCCATCGTCGGCAAGAACCGCGAGACCGGCGAGATCGCGCTGATCATCGGCGGCGCGTTCCTCGGCATGATGGCCGGACTGCTGGTCCCCGTCCTGTCCCTGCGGATCGTGCTGCTCATGGGCTTCCCCATGCTGGCGCTCGCCGCGGTGTACCTCCCGTACAAACACCGCACGTTCTACAAGTGGTTCGAGATCAACCGCAGCTACAAGCGCTCGCTGCGCCGCGGCACCACCTACCGCTCCGCCGCCATGGAGGCGGGCGTGCGCGGCGACGGGCGCGAGGTCGAGGTCGGCCCGCCGCCCGGCATCGGCCGGATCAGCTGGCTCGCCGCGCCCTTCGGCCCCGACGAGATCGCCGTCCTGCTGCACGCCGACCGCCGGACCGTCACCGCGGCCATCGAGATCGAGGGCCCCGGCGTGGGCCTGCGCGACTCGGAGGACCAGGAGGCCCTCGTCGACCGGTTCGGCACGCTGCTCAAGCACGTCGCCAACGGCGACGGGTTCGTCACCCGCCTCCAGATGCTCGCCCGCACCCTGCCCGCCGACCCGGACGCGCACGCCAAGGACGTCGCCCAGCGCGGCGACCACGGCTCACCCGGCTGGCTCCAGGAGTCGTACGAACAGCTCCAGTCCATGGTGTCCACCTCCAGCGAGCAGCACCGGGCGTATCTCGTCGCCTGTATGCAGTACTCGCGCGAACTCGCCGCCGAGGCGCACGCCATGGCCCGCGCCGCCCGCCCCCAGCCCGGCCGCAAGCTCGACCGGGACGCCGGGCTCGCCGTCGTCATGGCCCGCGAGCTCACCGACATCTGCGCCCGGCTTGCCGAGGCCGACATCCGGGTGCGCCAGCCGCTCGGCCAGGGGCGGCTCGCCTCGCTCGTGCACTCCATGTACGACCCGGACCACCCCATCGACCACATCCAGGCCATGACCAAGCGCAACGCCTGGCCCGCCGAGCTGGACGCGGTCGAGCCCACCTATCTCCAGGCCAAGACCCGCGAGTCCTCCACGCGCGCGCCCTGGTGCCACGCCACGGCGTGGGTGAAGGAGTGGCCGATGACCCCCGTGGGCGTCAACTTCCTGGCCCCCCTGCTCGTCCACACCCCGGACGTGATCCGTACGGTCGCGGTCTGCATGGACCTCGAACCCACCGAGGTCGCCATCGAGCGCATGCTCACCGAGAAGACCAACGACGAGGCCGAGGCCTCGCGCGCGGCCAAGATGAACCGGACCGTCGACCCGCGCGACATCGCCGCCCACGGCCGCCTCGACCAACGGGGTGAAGATCTCGCCAGCGGCGCGGCAGGAGTCAACCTCGTCGGGTACATCACGGTGTCGGCGCGCTCCCCCGAGGCGCTGGCGAGGGACAAGCGCACCATCCGCGCCTCGGCCGGCAAGTCGTACCTGAAGCTGGAGTGGTGCGACCGCGAGCACCACCGGGCCTTCGTCAACACCTTGCCGTTCGCGACCGGCATCCGCCGCTAG
- a CDS encoding serine protease, with protein sequence MRHVSRLRALSAVAVLLVTPGYGDREPGSAGTTVTAPATAANARVGALFDGGLDGDHFCTASVVHSEGRDVIVTAAHCLDDQDDAVFVPGYRDGRAPYGTWPVEDTYTDDAWQEDRSEDDDVAFAVLGPGSLTGARVEDAVGAARLAVNAPAGGEVTVVGYPGEADTPQSCTTRATPFGDTQQRVECPDYPGGTSGSPWEAADGAVVGVIGGYEEGGDDPDVSYSVRFGGTVGALYQLVADQKGSCMSGRQGKSP encoded by the coding sequence ATGAGACACGTCTCCCGGCTGCGAGCCCTGTCGGCGGTGGCCGTGCTCCTGGTGACCCCCGGCTACGGGGACCGGGAGCCCGGATCGGCCGGTACGACCGTCACGGCGCCCGCCACGGCCGCCAACGCGCGCGTGGGCGCGCTGTTCGACGGGGGTCTGGACGGGGACCACTTCTGTACGGCGTCGGTGGTGCACAGCGAGGGCCGGGACGTGATCGTCACGGCCGCGCACTGCCTGGACGACCAGGACGACGCGGTGTTCGTGCCGGGCTACCGGGACGGCCGGGCGCCGTACGGGACGTGGCCGGTCGAGGACACGTACACGGACGACGCGTGGCAGGAGGACCGGAGCGAGGACGACGACGTGGCCTTCGCGGTCCTGGGGCCCGGGTCCCTGACCGGGGCCCGGGTGGAGGACGCGGTGGGCGCGGCGCGGCTGGCCGTGAACGCCCCGGCCGGCGGCGAGGTGACGGTGGTCGGCTACCCGGGCGAGGCCGACACCCCGCAGTCCTGCACCACGCGCGCGACGCCCTTCGGCGACACGCAGCAGCGCGTGGAGTGCCCGGATTACCCCGGCGGCACGAGCGGCAGCCCGTGGGAGGCGGCGGACGGAGCCGTGGTGGGGGTCATCGGCGGGTACGAGGAGGGGGGCGATGATCCGGATGTGTCGTACAGCGTGCGGTTCGGGGGGACGGTGGGGGCGCTGTATCAGTTGGTGGCGGACCAGAAGGGGTCGTGCATGTCGGGGCGCCAGGGGAAGTCGCCCTGA
- a CDS encoding alpha/beta hydrolase → MTGVLTWKQLHDLKCDELLDAAEGWGAVSTQADAARDRISDEMVRSLEATQKGMAAPAAVGRLRRLDRNYDYIRTECGLVRTTVNSLVYELVGFQSQLKDALDDAASLGFTVAADGSVSYPAGGKNLITNQPIPGGSVTGGYLPLSRPPSLNAPQPGLLNPNPNFGKAQDIADRILRALTAAREADEHFSKALNRLKAEPGLDVTESTWKDAAGDLAAVREVSGDYLKKTIPTGASPADRHDWWTHLSATQRDEYLAACPDILGNLDGIPAAVRDEANRDNLRLLMGKLAGEDGEGAKAKLDGLRSIDTQLRATPGPGIPPMYLLGIGDQGNGRAIVAFGNPDESRNVSAYVPGLGTSLDADFARNDIQRARDTVKGARVYDPSSASIVWLGYDAPQLPAEKLADNLAVMSRRDAVAGAPAYNQFMAGISATNENADPHITAIGHSYGSLTVGQAAQRPGGIPGADDIILVGSPGTGAHTADQLGVGEDHVYIGAAKNDVVTKLPNPVEGVGALEGFKAGFRSGSAQGVVPGLVSGLAGAFTGYEVGDAVTDESQIYFGTDPANHEFGARRFATGDGPPLFDFDPRHLELGDIEAHSNYFNPEKDRQSADNIARIVAGRGDKITTQEPR, encoded by the coding sequence GTGACGGGGGTGCTGACCTGGAAGCAGCTGCACGACCTCAAGTGCGACGAGCTCCTGGACGCGGCCGAGGGCTGGGGCGCCGTCAGCACCCAGGCGGACGCGGCCCGGGACCGGATCAGCGACGAGATGGTGCGGAGCCTGGAGGCCACCCAGAAGGGCATGGCGGCGCCGGCCGCCGTGGGCCGCCTGCGGCGCCTGGACCGCAATTACGACTACATCCGTACCGAGTGCGGACTGGTCCGTACGACCGTGAACTCGCTCGTGTACGAACTGGTCGGCTTCCAGAGCCAGCTCAAGGACGCGCTGGACGACGCGGCGAGCCTGGGCTTCACGGTCGCGGCGGACGGCTCGGTGAGCTACCCGGCCGGCGGCAAGAACCTGATCACGAACCAGCCGATTCCCGGCGGCAGCGTGACGGGCGGCTACCTGCCGCTCTCCCGCCCGCCGTCCTTGAACGCGCCCCAGCCGGGCCTGCTCAACCCCAACCCGAACTTCGGCAAGGCCCAGGACATCGCGGACCGCATCCTGCGCGCGCTCACGGCGGCCCGCGAGGCGGACGAACACTTCAGCAAGGCCCTGAACCGCCTCAAGGCCGAGCCGGGCCTGGACGTGACCGAGTCGACGTGGAAGGACGCGGCGGGCGACCTGGCGGCGGTACGCGAGGTCTCCGGCGACTACCTGAAGAAGACCATCCCCACCGGCGCCTCCCCGGCCGACCGCCACGACTGGTGGACCCACCTGTCGGCGACCCAGCGCGACGAGTACCTCGCGGCGTGCCCCGACATCCTCGGCAACCTCGACGGCATCCCGGCCGCGGTCCGCGACGAGGCCAACCGGGACAACCTGCGGCTGCTGATGGGGAAGCTGGCGGGGGAGGACGGGGAGGGGGCCAAGGCGAAGCTGGACGGGCTGCGCTCCATCGACACCCAATTGCGGGCCACGCCGGGGCCTGGCATCCCGCCCATGTACCTGCTCGGCATCGGCGACCAGGGCAACGGCCGCGCGATCGTCGCCTTCGGCAACCCCGACGAGTCGAGGAACGTCTCGGCCTACGTGCCGGGCCTGGGCACGTCGCTGGACGCGGACTTCGCACGCAATGACATCCAGCGGGCCCGGGACACGGTCAAGGGCGCACGCGTGTACGACCCGTCCAGCGCGTCAATCGTGTGGCTCGGGTACGACGCGCCCCAGTTGCCCGCGGAGAAACTCGCGGACAATCTGGCCGTCATGAGCAGACGGGACGCGGTCGCGGGCGCGCCTGCCTACAACCAGTTCATGGCGGGCATCTCGGCCACGAACGAGAACGCCGACCCCCACATCACCGCCATCGGCCACTCCTACGGCTCCCTCACCGTCGGACAGGCTGCCCAGCGTCCCGGCGGCATCCCCGGAGCCGACGACATCATCCTCGTCGGCAGCCCCGGCACCGGAGCCCACACCGCCGACCAACTCGGCGTCGGCGAGGATCACGTGTACATCGGGGCCGCCAAGAACGACGTCGTCACCAAGCTGCCGAACCCCGTCGAAGGCGTCGGCGCCCTGGAAGGCTTCAAGGCCGGCTTCCGGTCCGGATCCGCCCAGGGCGTCGTCCCGGGCCTCGTCTCCGGCCTCGCCGGAGCCTTCACAGGCTACGAAGTCGGTGACGCCGTCACGGACGAGAGCCAGATCTACTTCGGTACCGACCCCGCGAACCACGAGTTCGGCGCGCGGCGCTTCGCCACCGGCGACGGCCCGCCCCTCTTCGACTTCGACCCCCGCCACCTGGAGCTCGGTGACATCGAAGCCCACTCCAACTACTTCAACCCCGAAAAGGACAGACAGTCCGCCGACAACATCGCCCGGATCGTCGCGGGCCGAGGGGACAAGATCACCACCCAGGAGCCCCGATGA
- a CDS encoding alpha/beta hydrolase family protein, which produces MPTWQQLRDVKLSEFSDAADGWGKVSSRANAAKDRVDNEMRARIHETQKSRTAEGAVGDIGRLSRNYQYLHTECGLIRTALDGLATELAAPQKKLKQALEDAENLKFTVESDGSVKYPTTVAVTVPLAPGPGVARPGAPVPFLAGKGEGGGDPNKAKAEDIAERIAGAVRDANEIDGRYAGVLRRLKSPAGLDVTNEMLVDAAADTRDVQKNAKFLPESGIPKGKSPADNKKWWDGLSQEERDEYATLYPAAVGALDGIPATVRDDSNRMVLAETRAQVQLDRDALGPAPDRMITTRRGGEPVMIENPEWRKWDKKRGVLDAKLKGMDAIQARFDRTGEADRSGEHPLPEAYLLGFNADGIGRAIVANGNPDTATHTSVYVPGTGTNLEGINGDIKRMETLWRASDAMADGSKVSTVTWFGYDAPQSILTDAPQSGYANEGGPILNNFLGGLRASHEGEPGHLTAVGHSYGSTVIGSAARQGTLPVDDVFVAGSPGEQVGHASEMDVKKGHVWAANADSEPFLKGIPIPFIGDDKYGGVNIPFLSSDPVPEIGGWGHAPKKLDIDVLPSWIDGDGMSVVKPLTPSNPDFGANIVATDGSRGHSGYWDEGTQSLLNQARVTVGKYDKVTLEP; this is translated from the coding sequence GTGCCCACCTGGCAGCAACTGCGCGATGTGAAGCTGTCCGAGTTCAGCGACGCGGCCGACGGCTGGGGCAAGGTCTCCAGCCGGGCCAACGCGGCCAAGGACCGCGTCGACAACGAGATGCGCGCGCGGATCCACGAGACGCAGAAGAGCAGGACCGCCGAGGGCGCGGTCGGCGACATCGGCCGGCTCAGCCGCAACTACCAGTACCTGCACACCGAGTGCGGTCTGATCCGTACCGCGCTCGACGGGCTCGCCACCGAGCTGGCCGCGCCGCAGAAGAAGCTGAAGCAGGCGCTGGAGGACGCGGAGAACCTGAAGTTCACGGTCGAGTCGGACGGGTCGGTGAAGTACCCGACGACCGTCGCGGTCACCGTGCCGCTCGCCCCCGGCCCCGGTGTCGCCAGGCCCGGCGCCCCGGTGCCGTTCCTGGCGGGCAAGGGCGAGGGCGGCGGCGACCCGAACAAGGCGAAGGCCGAGGACATCGCCGAGCGGATCGCCGGGGCGGTGCGCGACGCGAACGAGATCGACGGCCGGTACGCGGGCGTCCTGCGCCGCCTCAAGTCCCCGGCGGGCCTCGACGTCACCAACGAGATGCTGGTCGACGCGGCGGCGGACACCAGGGACGTCCAGAAGAACGCCAAGTTCCTGCCGGAGTCGGGCATCCCCAAGGGCAAGTCCCCGGCCGACAACAAGAAGTGGTGGGACGGGCTGAGCCAGGAGGAGCGCGACGAGTACGCGACCCTCTACCCGGCGGCCGTCGGCGCCCTCGACGGCATCCCGGCCACGGTCCGCGACGACTCCAACCGGATGGTGCTGGCCGAGACCCGCGCGCAGGTCCAGCTGGACCGCGACGCCCTGGGCCCGGCGCCGGACCGGATGATCACGACGCGGCGGGGCGGCGAGCCGGTGATGATCGAGAACCCCGAGTGGCGCAAGTGGGACAAGAAGCGGGGCGTCCTGGACGCCAAGCTCAAGGGCATGGACGCGATCCAGGCCCGCTTCGACCGCACCGGCGAGGCCGACCGCAGCGGTGAACACCCGCTGCCCGAGGCGTATCTGCTCGGCTTCAACGCGGACGGCATCGGCCGCGCCATCGTGGCCAACGGCAACCCCGACACCGCGACCCACACCTCCGTGTACGTCCCGGGCACCGGCACCAACCTCGAAGGCATCAACGGCGACATCAAGCGGATGGAGACGCTCTGGCGCGCCTCGGACGCCATGGCCGACGGCAGCAAGGTCTCCACGGTCACCTGGTTCGGCTACGACGCCCCGCAGAGCATCCTCACGGACGCGCCCCAGAGCGGTTACGCCAACGAGGGCGGCCCCATCCTCAACAACTTCCTCGGCGGCCTGCGCGCCTCCCACGAAGGCGAGCCCGGCCATCTGACGGCCGTCGGCCACAGCTACGGCAGTACGGTCATCGGCTCGGCCGCCCGCCAGGGCACCCTGCCCGTCGACGACGTCTTCGTGGCGGGCAGCCCGGGCGAGCAGGTCGGCCACGCCTCCGAGATGGACGTGAAGAAGGGTCATGTGTGGGCGGCCAACGCCGACAGCGAGCCCTTCCTGAAGGGCATACCGATCCCGTTCATCGGCGATGACAAGTACGGGGGTGTCAATATCCCCTTTCTGTCCAGCGACCCGGTCCCCGAGATCGGCGGCTGGGGGCACGCCCCGAAGAAGCTCGACATCGACGTGCTGCCCTCGTGGATCGACGGCGACGGCATGAGTGTGGTCAAGCCGCTGACCCCGAGCAACCCGGACTTCGGCGCCAACATCGTCGCCACGGACGGCTCCCGGGGCCACAGTGGGTACTGGGACGAAGGGACCCAGAGCCTCCTCAACCAGGCCCGGGTCACAGTGGGCAAGTACGACAAGGTGACGCTCGAACCATGA
- a CDS encoding serine/threonine-protein kinase, which yields MDALRARDPAHIGTYALLARLGAGGMGMVYLGRSPGGRLVALKVIKDEITDHPEALARFRREAETVRAVRSAYTANLIDASLAAPPYWLATEYVSGPTLSRAVADRGPFPPDTCRKLFAALAEGLASVHAYGVTHRDLKPQNVILAPQGPQLIDFGIARAAADTALTQTGVAPGTPGYTAPEVLVRNEVADAADVFALGATIAFAATGRAPFGSGSMEGVSYRAVHEPIDVAGVEPELAALILDCAAKDPARRPTPAEVIVRCAVTSALVEDPYYQALAEGLADPAPTTSPRQRPRPPSPRPTPPQSPRPRPAPAAPPGW from the coding sequence GTGGACGCGCTCAGAGCCCGGGATCCGGCACACATAGGTACGTACGCCCTGCTCGCCCGGCTGGGCGCGGGCGGGATGGGCATGGTCTACCTCGGCCGCTCGCCGGGCGGGCGGCTGGTCGCGCTCAAGGTGATCAAGGACGAGATCACCGACCACCCGGAGGCGCTGGCCCGCTTCCGCCGGGAGGCGGAGACGGTACGGGCGGTGCGCAGCGCGTACACCGCGAACCTGATCGACGCGTCGCTGGCGGCGCCGCCGTACTGGCTCGCCACGGAGTATGTGTCCGGGCCGACCCTGAGCCGGGCCGTCGCCGACCGGGGCCCGTTCCCGCCCGACACCTGCCGCAAGCTGTTCGCGGCGCTGGCGGAGGGGCTGGCGAGCGTGCACGCGTACGGGGTGACGCACCGGGACCTCAAGCCCCAGAACGTCATCCTGGCCCCGCAGGGCCCCCAGCTCATCGACTTCGGCATCGCACGGGCGGCGGCCGACACGGCCCTCACCCAGACGGGCGTCGCCCCCGGCACCCCCGGCTACACGGCCCCCGAGGTCCTCGTCCGCAACGAGGTCGCCGACGCGGCGGACGTGTTCGCGCTGGGGGCGACGATCGCGTTCGCGGCTACGGGGAGGGCGCCGTTCGGGTCGGGATCGATGGAGGGGGTGTCGTACCGGGCCGTCCACGAGCCCATCGACGTGGCGGGCGTCGAGCCGGAGCTGGCCGCGCTGATCCTGGACTGTGCGGCCAAGGACCCGGCGCGGCGGCCGACTCCGGCGGAGGTCATCGTGCGGTGCGCGGTGACCTCCGCGCTGGTGGAGGACCCGTACTACCAGGCCCTGGCGGAGGGCCTGGCGGACCCGGCCCCCACGACCTCCCCACGGCAACGGCCGCGTCCCCCGTCCCCCCGCCCTACACCCCCACAGTCACCTCGCCCCCGCCCCGCTCCCGCCGCACCCCCTGGCTGGTGA